In Cyanobium sp. WAJ14-Wanaka, a single genomic region encodes these proteins:
- a CDS encoding segregation/condensation protein A — MAEGGARLAIRLLQDAAERGDLDPWDVDVIAVIDGFLDQLRQRIEVPRLVAALRQGRGGSYEQDLAESSEAFLAASVLVGLKAEVLEAATFPPAPIETDFGFDFDDDGQGWLMNPGLALPRRPERHLWRRPVAPPPLQRPVTLGELIRQLEEIAERLEDDEGKARNRHRPKRYSERAAIEQVAALAHREKLPETTAALSQFLLQWPEALDWTGFDQLVHSWAQCVESKGAAADLDADRVGVFWALLFLCHQGKVELQQEGGLFGALSLKRLLNEGESVQLPLVKAVASPQGPAAMPTHAALAA; from the coding sequence GTGGCAGAGGGGGGCGCCAGGCTGGCCATCCGGCTGCTGCAGGACGCGGCGGAACGGGGCGATCTCGACCCTTGGGATGTCGATGTAATTGCCGTGATCGACGGCTTTTTAGACCAATTGCGCCAGCGCATTGAGGTGCCGCGCCTGGTGGCAGCCTTGCGCCAGGGGCGAGGCGGCAGCTACGAACAGGACCTGGCCGAGAGCAGTGAAGCCTTTTTGGCCGCCTCCGTGCTCGTGGGCCTGAAGGCCGAGGTGTTGGAGGCTGCCACCTTCCCGCCGGCACCGATCGAAACCGACTTTGGCTTCGATTTTGACGACGACGGCCAGGGCTGGCTGATGAATCCTGGCCTGGCATTGCCCCGCAGGCCGGAACGCCATCTCTGGCGCCGGCCCGTGGCCCCACCGCCCCTACAGCGGCCCGTAACCCTCGGGGAACTGATCCGCCAACTCGAGGAAATTGCCGAACGGCTCGAAGACGACGAGGGCAAGGCCCGCAATCGCCATCGCCCCAAGCGCTATAGCGAGCGGGCCGCGATTGAGCAGGTGGCCGCCCTGGCCCACCGCGAAAAGCTGCCGGAAACCACGGCCGCCCTCAGCCAATTTCTGCTGCAGTGGCCCGAGGCCCTTGATTGGACAGGCTTTGACCAACTCGTGCACTCCTGGGCCCAGTGCGTTGAAAGCAAAGGGGCCGCCGCCGACCTCGACGCCGATCGGGTTGGGGTCTTTTGGGCCCTGCTGTTTCTGTGTCATCAGGGCAAGGTGGAGCTGCAGCAGGAGGGAGGACTGTTTGGTGCATTGAGCCTGAAACGGCTGCTAAACGAGGGCGAAAGCGTCCAGCTGCCGCTGGTGAAGGCCGTTGCATCGCCCCAGGGACCAGCTGCCATGCCGACCCATGCAGCGCTGGCTGCCTAG
- a CDS encoding LysR family transcriptional regulator → MADLPFTLDQLRILRAIASEGSFKKAADSLYVTQPAVSLQIQNLEKQLSVSLFDRGGRKAQLTEAGHLLLSYCDRILSQCQEACRALDDLHNLKGGSLVVGASQTTGTYLMPRMIGLFRQKYPDVAVQLQVHSTRRTGWSVANGQIDLAIIGGELPTELGELLQVVPYASDELALVLPTKHPLARLPELTKDDLYRLGFVCLDSQSTTRKMVDQLLARSGLDVARLKIEMELNSFEAIKNAVQSELGAAFLPVVSIERELSAGSLHRPQVADLLVRRQLKLITHPARYCSRASDAFRKEVLPVFASPDSPLRRPLQAGQAP, encoded by the coding sequence ATGGCAGATCTGCCTTTCACCCTCGACCAGCTCCGCATCCTGCGGGCTATTGCCAGTGAGGGCAGCTTTAAAAAGGCGGCCGACAGCCTTTATGTCACCCAGCCGGCGGTGAGTCTGCAAATCCAAAACCTGGAGAAGCAGCTCAGTGTTTCGCTCTTTGATCGCGGTGGCCGCAAGGCCCAGCTCACGGAAGCGGGCCACCTGCTGCTGAGCTACTGCGACCGGATCTTGAGCCAGTGTCAGGAGGCCTGCCGGGCCCTCGACGACCTTCACAACCTCAAGGGCGGATCCCTGGTGGTGGGGGCAAGCCAAACCACGGGCACCTATTTGATGCCCCGGATGATCGGCCTGTTTCGCCAGAAATATCCAGATGTGGCTGTGCAATTGCAGGTGCACAGCACCCGTCGCACCGGCTGGAGCGTGGCCAATGGCCAAATCGATTTGGCGATCATCGGCGGCGAATTGCCCACCGAACTGGGCGAGTTGCTGCAGGTGGTGCCCTACGCCAGCGATGAATTGGCCCTGGTGCTGCCGACTAAACACCCCCTGGCTCGGTTGCCTGAACTCACCAAGGACGACCTCTACCGGCTGGGGTTTGTCTGCCTCGACTCCCAGTCGACCACCCGAAAAATGGTCGACCAGCTGCTGGCCCGCTCGGGTCTGGATGTGGCGCGCCTCAAGATCGAGATGGAGCTCAACTCCTTTGAGGCGATCAAAAATGCGGTGCAATCGGAGCTGGGGGCTGCCTTTCTACCGGTGGTTTCGATTGAACGGGAGCTCTCGGCTGGCAGCCTGCATCGCCCCCAGGTGGCTGATTTGCTGGTGCGGCGCCAGCTGAAATTGATCACCCACCCAGCCCGCTACTGCTCCCGCGCCTCGGACGCCTTTCGCAAGGAGGTGCTGCCGGTTTTTGCCAGCCCCGATAGCCCCCTACGGCGCCCCCTCCAAGCGGGACAAGCCCCCTAG
- the pds gene encoding 15-cis-phytoene desaturase, whose amino-acid sequence MRVVIAGAGLAGLSCAKYLCDAGHTPVVVEARDVLGGKVAAWQDEDGDWYETGLHIFFGAYRNMRQLFNELDIEDRLQWKSHSMIFNQKETPGTYSRFDFPDLPAPLNGLAAILGNNDMLSWPEKISFGLGLVPAILRGQGYVEECDQYSWTEWLRIHNIPERVNDEVFLAMSKALNFINPEEISSTVVLTALNRFLQEGDGSKMAFLDGNPPERLCEPMVDYIRARGGEVHLDSPLREIELNGDGTVAGFRIGGIKGKEPRTVVADAYVSAMPVDPFKLLIPEAWKDLPYFKKLDGLNGVPVINIHLWFDRKLTEIDHLLFSRSDLLSVYADMSNTCREYEDPKRSMLELVFAPAKDWIGRPDEEIVAATMEELKRLFPTHFTGDDQAKLRKSIVVKTPLSVYKTVPGCQQLRPDQASPIDNFFLAGCYTMQRYLASMEGAVLSGKQCAAAIDRSPVEA is encoded by the coding sequence ATGCGGGTCGTCATCGCTGGGGCGGGTCTTGCCGGCCTTTCGTGTGCCAAATATCTCTGTGATGCCGGCCACACTCCCGTGGTGGTGGAAGCCCGTGATGTGCTCGGAGGCAAGGTGGCTGCCTGGCAGGACGAAGACGGCGACTGGTACGAAACCGGTCTGCACATCTTTTTTGGTGCCTACCGCAACATGCGCCAGCTCTTTAATGAGCTGGATATCGAAGACCGCCTGCAGTGGAAATCCCACTCGATGATCTTTAACCAGAAGGAAACCCCGGGCACCTATAGCCGTTTTGATTTCCCCGACCTGCCGGCCCCCCTCAATGGCTTGGCCGCAATCCTGGGCAACAACGACATGCTCAGCTGGCCGGAGAAAATTTCCTTCGGCCTGGGCTTGGTGCCGGCGATCCTGCGGGGCCAGGGGTATGTCGAGGAGTGCGACCAATACTCCTGGACTGAGTGGTTGCGGATCCACAACATTCCAGAACGGGTGAATGATGAGGTCTTCCTGGCGATGAGCAAGGCCCTCAACTTCATCAATCCTGAGGAGATTTCCAGCACCGTGGTGCTGACTGCCCTTAACCGTTTTCTGCAGGAGGGCGATGGATCAAAGATGGCCTTCCTGGATGGCAATCCCCCCGAGCGCCTGTGCGAGCCGATGGTGGACTACATCCGAGCCCGTGGCGGCGAAGTGCACCTCGATTCGCCCCTGCGTGAGATCGAGCTCAATGGCGATGGAACCGTGGCCGGCTTCCGGATCGGGGGGATTAAGGGCAAGGAACCCCGCACCGTTGTGGCTGATGCCTATGTGAGTGCCATGCCCGTGGATCCATTTAAGTTGTTGATCCCGGAGGCCTGGAAAGACCTGCCCTATTTCAAAAAGCTCGACGGCTTGAATGGGGTGCCCGTGATCAACATCCACCTCTGGTTTGATCGCAAGCTCACCGAGATTGATCACCTGCTCTTCAGCCGCAGCGATTTATTGAGTGTCTATGCCGACATGAGTAATACCTGCCGTGAATATGAAGATCCCAAGCGCTCGATGTTGGAGCTGGTCTTTGCCCCAGCCAAGGATTGGATTGGCAGGCCCGATGAGGAGATTGTGGCCGCCACCATGGAGGAGCTAAAGCGACTTTTCCCCACCCATTTCACCGGTGATGATCAGGCTAAGTTGCGTAAGTCGATTGTGGTAAAAACGCCGCTTTCGGTCTACAAAACCGTGCCCGGTTGCCAGCAGTTGCGGCCCGACCAGGCATCCCCCATCGACAACTTTTTCCTGGCGGGTTGCTACACCATGCAGCGCTATCTCGCATCTATGGAAGGGGCCGTACTCAGCGGCAAGCAGTGTGCGGCGGCGATTGACCGCAGCCCGGTCGAGGCTTGA
- a CDS encoding phytoene synthase, translating into MTPLPTLDQAYEECRLETAEWAKTFYLGTLLMPPVKRRAIWAIYVWCRRTDELMDSPEAQALPEEELARRLDGWEQRTRELFAGEVRDGLDLVMHDTIERFPQPLQAYLEMIEGQRMDLQKHRYATFQELELYCYRVAGTVGLMTQEVMGLDAAYITAPWSDRPDTSNAAVALGIANQLTNILRDVGEDRGRGRIYLPLEDLERFGYSEDDLFAGTLNDNWRELMRFQLGRARDWFARSEAGVRWLAPDARWPVWASLRLYRGILDVIEQHQYDVFTKRAYVPKAGKLLDLPFSFLVAQVR; encoded by the coding sequence ATGACCCCCTTGCCCACGCTCGACCAGGCCTACGAGGAATGCCGGCTCGAGACAGCTGAGTGGGCAAAGACTTTTTATCTCGGGACCCTCTTGATGCCGCCGGTCAAACGACGGGCTATCTGGGCGATTTATGTGTGGTGCCGCCGCACCGATGAGTTGATGGACAGCCCTGAGGCCCAGGCCCTGCCCGAGGAGGAGTTGGCCCGACGGCTCGATGGCTGGGAGCAGCGCACCCGGGAACTATTTGCGGGGGAGGTGCGCGATGGCCTCGATTTGGTGATGCACGACACGATTGAGCGTTTTCCCCAGCCATTGCAGGCCTACCTCGAAATGATCGAGGGCCAGCGCATGGATCTCCAGAAGCATCGCTACGCCACCTTCCAAGAGCTGGAGCTCTACTGCTATCGGGTTGCGGGAACAGTTGGTTTGATGACCCAGGAGGTGATGGGCCTGGACGCGGCCTACATCACCGCCCCCTGGAGTGATCGACCCGACACTTCTAATGCAGCCGTGGCCCTGGGTATCGCTAACCAACTCACCAATATCCTCAGGGATGTGGGTGAGGATCGGGGACGGGGCCGAATTTATCTTCCCCTCGAGGACCTAGAGCGGTTTGGCTACAGCGAAGACGATTTATTTGCCGGCACCCTCAATGATAATTGGCGTGAGTTGATGCGCTTTCAGCTAGGGCGAGCCAGGGACTGGTTTGCCCGTTCGGAGGCAGGAGTTCGCTGGCTGGCCCCCGATGCCCGTTGGCCAGTGTGGGCCTCGTTGCGCCTATATCGCGGCATCCTTGATGTGATTGAGCAGCATCAATACGACGTTTTCACCAAGCGAGCTTATGTGCCCAAGGCTGGCAAGCTCTTGGATCTTCCGTTTAGTTTTTTGGTGGCCCAGGTGCGCTGA
- a CDS encoding DUF3172 domain-containing protein, with amino-acid sequence MTRSRYRPDPRYGEESRGPSRGNPGRGPGGPGGNGPGDGKGPFQFNVATVAVLAGVLVVGIGIGTSLSSNTQGDQGNIASSQQLDMAVADPEFCKQWGASAFVMDVELYTTMNPSSSFVTQPALKPGCVIRRENWSVLQKEGAVTAEQMRQCKQRMNTFAYIGSVKDKPIVRCVYQTDISENKFLTKGVADDTVGITPEADKF; translated from the coding sequence GTGACCCGCTCCCGCTATCGCCCTGACCCCAGATATGGGGAGGAAAGCCGCGGACCCAGCAGGGGGAACCCTGGCCGGGGGCCCGGCGGTCCTGGCGGCAATGGCCCCGGAGACGGCAAGGGACCCTTTCAGTTCAATGTGGCCACCGTGGCAGTGCTGGCGGGGGTGTTGGTGGTGGGAATCGGCATTGGCACCAGCCTTTCCAGTAACACCCAGGGGGATCAGGGCAACATTGCCAGCAGCCAGCAGCTCGACATGGCCGTGGCCGACCCTGAGTTCTGCAAGCAGTGGGGAGCCAGCGCCTTCGTGATGGATGTTGAGCTCTACACAACCATGAACCCCAGCTCCAGCTTCGTCACCCAGCCGGCGCTCAAGCCCGGTTGCGTAATTCGCCGGGAGAACTGGAGTGTGCTCCAAAAAGAGGGGGCGGTAACGGCGGAGCAAATGCGTCAGTGCAAGCAGCGCATGAACACCTTCGCCTACATCGGCTCGGTCAAGGACAAGCCGATCGTGCGCTGCGTCTACCAAACCGATATCAGCGAGAACAAATTCCTCACCAAGGGCGTCGCTGACGACACCGTGGGCATAACCCCTGAAGCGGACAAGTTCTAG
- a CDS encoding NnrU family protein, with the protein MLALLLAFAVLHSGGASLRAWGVERIGERAWRVLFAALSIPSAVVVIGYFLAHRYDGTRLWNLQEQAWIIPVVWVGTAISFLFLYPATYNLLEIPAVLKPQVRLYATGIIRISRHPQAVGQVLWCATHLLWIGSSFMVVTCFGLIAHHLFAIWNGDRRLANRFGAAFEELKAHTSVIPFRAVLDGRQQLVLGEFLRPAQLGIAIAVGVFWWAHRWIGAGATTFSRTGLGHLLG; encoded by the coding sequence ATGCTGGCCCTTCTGCTGGCCTTTGCTGTTTTGCACAGCGGCGGCGCATCGCTGCGGGCGTGGGGGGTGGAACGCATTGGCGAGCGGGCCTGGCGGGTGCTGTTTGCGGCCCTGAGCATCCCCTCAGCGGTGGTGGTGATTGGATATTTCCTGGCCCACCGCTACGACGGAACCCGCCTCTGGAACCTGCAGGAGCAGGCCTGGATCATTCCAGTGGTGTGGGTTGGCACCGCGATCAGCTTCCTGTTTCTCTATCCAGCCACCTACAACCTGCTGGAAATACCGGCGGTACTCAAGCCCCAGGTGCGCCTCTATGCCACCGGAATCATTCGCATCAGTCGCCATCCCCAGGCGGTGGGCCAGGTGCTCTGGTGCGCCACCCACCTGCTCTGGATAGGCAGCAGCTTCATGGTGGTCACCTGCTTTGGCTTGATTGCCCACCACCTATTTGCCATCTGGAATGGGGATCGGCGCCTGGCCAACCGTTTTGGCGCTGCCTTTGAGGAGCTCAAAGCCCACACCTCGGTGATCCCCTTTAGGGCCGTGCTCGATGGGCGCCAGCAGCTGGTTCTAGGCGAATTTCTGAGGCCGGCCCAGCTGGGCATTGCCATTGCCGTTGGCGTTTTCTGGTGGGCCCATCGCTGGATCGGCGCAGGCGCCACCACCTTTTCCCGCACGGGCCTGGGCCATCTGCTCGGCTAA
- a CDS encoding NAD(P)H-quinone oxidoreductase subunit M, whose protein sequence is MSEAEILLKSTTRHVRIFTASVVDGNLVPKPGELTMDLDPDNEFVWDGPVLAKVQQRFGELVDSFAGADLSEYNLRRIGSDLEGFIRQLLQAGELRYNPDARVLNYSMGLPRSPESL, encoded by the coding sequence GTGTCTGAAGCCGAGATCCTGCTGAAGTCGACCACCCGCCACGTGCGGATTTTCACCGCCAGCGTGGTGGACGGCAATCTCGTGCCGAAGCCTGGCGAGTTGACCATGGATCTAGACCCCGACAACGAATTTGTCTGGGATGGGCCGGTGCTGGCCAAGGTTCAGCAGCGCTTTGGCGAACTGGTGGATTCCTTCGCCGGCGCTGATTTGAGCGAATACAACCTGCGCCGCATCGGCTCAGACCTGGAGGGCTTCATCCGCCAGCTCCTACAGGCCGGGGAGCTGCGCTACAACCCCGACGCCCGGGTGCTGAATTATTCGATGGGCCTCCCCCGCAGCCCTGAAAGCCTGTGA
- a CDS encoding NAD(P)H-quinone oxidoreductase subunit 4, protein MPFPWLSASILFPIAAALVIPFFPDEGEGKQVRWYALAVALITFLLTVGGYLTGYDPSDPGLQLVERVQWLPSIGLSWSVAADGISMPLILLTSFITALAVLAAWPVTFKPKLFFFLLLAMDGGQIAVFAVQDMLLFFLAWELELLPVYLLIAIWGGKKRQYAATKFIIYTAGSSLFILLAGLAMAFYGGGIPTFEYSELMAKGFPPSFQLLCYAGLLIAFGVKLPIVPLHTWLPDAHGEATAPVHMLLAGILLKMGGYALLRFNCQILPDAHAQFAPLLVVLGVVNIIYAALTSFAQRNLKRKIAYSSISHMGFVLIGIGSFSALGSSGAMLQMISHGLIGASLFFLVGATYDRTHTLQLDEMGGVGQNMRKMFALWTICSLASLALPGMSGFVSELMIFVGFATDDAYSLAFRIVVDGLAAIGVILTPIYLLSMLREIFYGKENVELASHTQLVDAEPREIYIVGCLLVPIIGIGLYPRLMTDTYRASMEALVARDESAMKMLNSRGPAPIGSGLIRQAPLSAPSLG, encoded by the coding sequence GTGCCGTTCCCCTGGCTGAGCGCTTCGATCCTGTTTCCGATCGCCGCAGCCCTAGTTATTCCTTTCTTCCCCGACGAGGGGGAAGGCAAGCAGGTCCGCTGGTATGCCCTGGCGGTGGCCCTGATCACCTTCCTGCTGACGGTGGGTGGCTACCTGACTGGCTACGACCCGAGCGACCCCGGCCTGCAATTGGTGGAGCGGGTGCAGTGGCTGCCCAGCATCGGCCTGTCCTGGTCGGTGGCGGCGGATGGGATCTCGATGCCCCTGATCCTGCTCACCAGCTTCATCACGGCCTTGGCGGTGCTGGCGGCATGGCCTGTCACCTTCAAGCCCAAGCTGTTTTTCTTCCTGCTCCTGGCCATGGATGGCGGCCAGATCGCCGTCTTTGCAGTCCAGGACATGCTGCTGTTCTTCCTGGCCTGGGAACTGGAGCTGCTGCCGGTCTACCTCCTAATTGCGATCTGGGGGGGCAAAAAACGCCAATACGCAGCCACCAAGTTCATCATCTACACAGCGGGCAGCTCGCTTTTCATCCTCCTGGCGGGCCTGGCCATGGCCTTCTACGGCGGCGGCATCCCCACCTTTGAGTACAGCGAGCTGATGGCCAAGGGCTTCCCGCCCAGCTTCCAGTTGCTCTGTTACGCCGGCCTGCTGATTGCGTTTGGGGTGAAGCTGCCAATTGTGCCGCTGCACACCTGGCTGCCCGATGCCCATGGCGAGGCCACGGCCCCGGTGCACATGCTGCTGGCGGGCATCCTGCTGAAGATGGGCGGCTACGCCCTGCTGCGCTTCAACTGCCAAATACTCCCCGATGCCCACGCCCAATTCGCGCCCCTGCTGGTGGTGTTGGGGGTGGTGAACATCATCTATGCGGCCCTCACCTCCTTTGCCCAGCGCAATCTCAAGCGCAAAATCGCCTACAGCTCCATCAGCCACATGGGTTTTGTGCTGATTGGAATCGGCAGTTTCAGCGCCCTCGGCAGCAGTGGGGCGATGTTGCAGATGATCAGCCACGGACTGATCGGGGCAAGTCTGTTTTTCCTGGTGGGGGCCACCTACGACCGCACCCACACCCTGCAACTCGACGAGATGGGTGGCGTGGGCCAAAACATGCGCAAAATGTTTGCCCTCTGGACCATCTGCTCCCTGGCATCGCTTGCCCTGCCTGGCATGAGCGGCTTTGTGTCCGAACTGATGATCTTTGTGGGCTTCGCCACCGACGACGCCTACAGCCTGGCCTTCCGGATCGTGGTTGACGGCCTGGCCGCAATCGGGGTGATCCTGACGCCGATCTACCTGCTTTCGATGCTGCGGGAGATCTTCTACGGCAAGGAAAACGTTGAACTGGCCTCCCACACCCAGTTGGTGGATGCGGAACCCAGGGAGATCTACATCGTGGGTTGCCTGCTGGTGCCGATCATTGGCATTGGCCTCTATCCGCGGCTAATGACGGACACCTACCGGGCCTCCATGGAAGCCCTCGTGGCCCGAGATGAAAGTGCCATGAAGATGCTCAATTCAAGGGGGCCTGCCCCGATCGGCTCCGGCCTGATCCGCCAGGCGCCCCTCTCCGCACCTTCCCTGGGCTAG
- a CDS encoding NAD(P)H-quinone oxidoreductase subunit 5, which produces MPSAAEIAWLIPVLPLAGACLVGLGLISFNRTINRLRKPVALLLISCVGASGVLSYAVLAEQLAGAAMTEVLFPWATAGTFSLEMGFRVDALGAVMLALVTTIAVLVMIYSDGYMAHDKGYVRFFTYLALFSSSMLGLIISPNLLEIYVFWELVGMCSYLLVGFWYDRDGAANAAQKAFVVNRVGDFGLLLGILGLFWATGSFGFEEIGVRLQEAIAGGSVSNGVAILLCLLVFMGPMAKSAQFPLHVWLPDAMEGPTPISALIHAATMVAAGVFLVARLQPIYVPFEAVQTVIAVVGTITLFLGASIALTQMDLKKGLAYSTVSQLGYMMLAMGCGAPVAGMFHLVTHAFFKAMLFLCSGSVIHAMEEVVGHEPVLAQDMRLMGGLRKYMPITSATFLIGCLAISGIPPLAGFWSKDEILGQAFGHFPVLWAAGFITAGMTAFYMFRLYFLTFEGSFRGGDQTIQAQLLSAAGKGQGDDAAEAHGGSHHHADHPHESGWQMAMPLAVLAVPSALIGLLGTPWNSRFARLLNPEEAAHMASHFSWAEFLPLAGASVGVSLLGISIAVLAYALHKIDLGTAVAGRFPTINAFFANKWYLDQINDKLFVQGSRKLAKQVLEVDSKVVDGVVNLTGLVTLGSGEGLKYFETGRAQFYALIVFGGVVALVVLFGSLG; this is translated from the coding sequence ATGCCCTCAGCCGCTGAAATCGCCTGGTTAATACCCGTGTTGCCCCTGGCGGGGGCCTGCCTTGTGGGGCTGGGGCTGATCAGCTTCAACCGCACGATCAACCGACTGCGAAAACCCGTCGCGCTGCTGCTGATTAGCTGCGTGGGCGCCTCCGGCGTTTTGAGCTATGCAGTGCTGGCCGAACAACTGGCCGGCGCAGCCATGACGGAGGTGCTCTTCCCCTGGGCCACCGCCGGCACCTTCAGCCTGGAAATGGGGTTCCGGGTAGACGCATTGGGAGCCGTGATGCTGGCCCTGGTGACCACCATCGCCGTGCTGGTGATGATCTATTCAGATGGCTACATGGCCCACGACAAGGGTTATGTGCGCTTTTTCACCTACTTGGCCCTATTCAGCAGCTCGATGCTGGGCCTGATCATCAGCCCAAACCTGCTGGAGATCTACGTTTTCTGGGAGCTGGTGGGCATGTGCTCCTACTTGCTCGTGGGTTTTTGGTACGACCGCGATGGCGCCGCCAATGCGGCCCAGAAGGCCTTTGTTGTCAACAGGGTCGGCGACTTTGGGCTGCTGCTGGGAATCCTGGGGCTGTTTTGGGCCACGGGCAGCTTTGGTTTTGAGGAAATTGGCGTGCGCCTGCAGGAGGCAATAGCAGGGGGCAGCGTCAGCAATGGGGTGGCAATCCTGCTCTGCCTGCTGGTTTTCATGGGGCCCATGGCCAAGTCGGCCCAGTTCCCCCTTCACGTTTGGCTGCCCGATGCGATGGAGGGCCCCACACCTATCTCGGCCCTAATCCACGCAGCCACGATGGTGGCGGCCGGGGTGTTTTTGGTGGCCCGGCTCCAGCCGATCTACGTGCCCTTTGAGGCGGTGCAAACCGTGATTGCCGTGGTGGGCACCATCACCCTCTTCTTGGGGGCCTCAATCGCCCTCACCCAGATGGATCTCAAGAAGGGCCTCGCCTACAGCACCGTTTCCCAACTGGGCTACATGATGCTGGCCATGGGCTGCGGCGCGCCGGTGGCCGGGATGTTCCACCTGGTTACCCACGCCTTTTTCAAGGCGATGCTCTTCCTCTGCTCAGGCTCGGTGATCCACGCCATGGAAGAGGTGGTGGGCCATGAACCCGTGCTGGCCCAGGACATGCGCCTGATGGGTGGCCTGCGCAAATACATGCCCATAACCAGCGCCACCTTCCTGATCGGCTGCCTGGCCATCAGTGGCATCCCCCCCCTGGCGGGTTTTTGGAGCAAGGACGAGATCCTTGGCCAGGCCTTTGGCCATTTCCCCGTGCTCTGGGCAGCTGGCTTCATCACGGCTGGAATGACAGCTTTTTACATGTTCAGGCTGTACTTCCTCACCTTTGAGGGCAGCTTCCGGGGCGGAGACCAAACCATTCAGGCCCAACTGCTCTCAGCCGCCGGCAAGGGCCAGGGCGATGACGCCGCAGAAGCCCATGGCGGCAGCCACCACCATGCCGATCACCCCCATGAATCCGGCTGGCAGATGGCCATGCCCCTGGCCGTTTTGGCGGTGCCCTCGGCCCTGATCGGCCTGCTGGGGACCCCCTGGAACAGCCGCTTTGCCCGCCTGCTCAACCCCGAGGAAGCGGCCCACATGGCCTCCCACTTCAGCTGGGCCGAATTTCTACCCCTAGCTGGGGCCTCGGTGGGGGTTTCCCTGCTGGGCATCAGCATCGCCGTGCTCGCCTACGCCCTCCACAAGATCGACCTCGGCACAGCCGTGGCCGGCCGTTTTCCCACAATCAATGCCTTCTTTGCCAACAAGTGGTACCTCGATCAAATCAACGACAAGTTGTTTGTGCAGGGCAGCCGCAAGTTGGCCAAACAGGTGCTTGAGGTGGATTCAAAGGTGGTGGATGGGGTGGTCAACCTCACCGGCCTGGTGACCCTGGGCAGTGGTGAGGGCCTGAAGTATTTCGAAACCGGCCGGGCCCAGTTCTATGCCCTGATCGTGTTTGGCGGGGTGGTGGCCCTAGTGGTGCTGTTCGGTTCGCTGGGCTGA